One stretch of Camelus bactrianus isolate YW-2024 breed Bactrian camel chromosome 21, ASM4877302v1, whole genome shotgun sequence DNA includes these proteins:
- the LOC105068941 gene encoding transmembrane epididymal protein 1-like produces the protein MGGFEGHLYPGLSLFFYGLYHARLVSRALICSQPAQYPPRPPWSKGRWAKLRQVHYVGLLKILSTFVLVAQELHNISGPFVFIRKTYHARDFLYCKQWQHLTIYMTFVLSGCVDAVSQNLLPRRSAALEQAAQALGLALILPLMLSHLQGSEGVDLQSHLLFIQALFPLVLVAVAELWAPDAWQLWVMKAFLYMLTGSWLIQIGFMLYRPISGHKWMDDDKNNIMFVTTFFCWHVVILAFLMAWIHGVSFLWYRYMC, from the coding sequence ATGGGAGGCTTCGAGGGTCATCTGTACCCAGGACTGTCCCTCTTCTTCTATGGACTTTATCACGCGCGACTCGTCTCCAGGGCCTTGATATGCAGCCAGCCTGCCCAGTACCCGCCACGTCCTCCCTGGAGCAAAGGCAGATGGGCAAAGCTACGGCAAGTTCACTACGTGGGGCTGCTGAAGATACTGAGCACCTTCGTTCTAGTGGCCCAAGAGCTGCATAACATTTCCGGGCCGTTTGTATTCATCAGGAAGACGTACCACGCGAGAGACTTCCTGTACTGCAAGCAGTGGCAGCACCTCACCATATACATGACCTTCGTCCTGAGCGGCTGTGTTGACGCGGTGAGCCAGAACCTGCTGCCCCGCAGGAGTGCCGCGCTGGAGCAGGCCGCCCAGGCCCTGGGCCTGGCTCTGATCCTGCCCCTGATGCTGTCTCACTTGCAGGGCTCGGAGGGCGTGGACCTGCAGTCCCACCTCCTGTTCATCCAGGCCCTGTTCCCGCTGGTGCTGGTGGCGGTTGCCGAGCTGTGGGCTCCCGACGCGTGGCAGCTCTGGGTGATGAAGGCCTTTCTGTACATGCTTACGGGCTCTTGGCTGATCCAGATAGGCTTCATGCTCTACAGACCGATCTCCGGCCATAAGTGGATGGATGATGACAAAAACAATATTATGTTTGTCACCACCTTCTTCTGCTGGCATGTGGTCATCCTCGCCTTTTTGATGGCCTGGATCCACGGCGTCTCCTTTTTGTGGTATCGCTACATGTGCTAA